The following are from one region of the Achromobacter xylosoxidans genome:
- a CDS encoding AEC family transporter: MNAVVTSALPVFALILTGWLAARWRILGAGATDALNRYVVYLSLPALLFRAMTQVDLTHMAHWGFVGAFAGGIAVTFLASFLGARRTQRALTDRGIQGLAASYANAGYMGIPLCLALLGPDSMAPATFTTLLTASVLFGFAIALIEFDRQQTPNLSLTLFKVGRALLRNPLLAAPLLGLAWAFTGLALPEGVDRYVALLGASASPCALVTIGLFLAQTETSSSGPGVMRLVAGKLLLQPAVTAVLAFYVFAMPPVWAWTAVLMSALPIGTGPFMLAQMYGRDARVTSRAILVSTVASVLTVSLLVAWISAHPIS, encoded by the coding sequence ATGAACGCTGTCGTTACCTCCGCCCTGCCGGTCTTCGCGCTGATCCTGACCGGCTGGCTAGCCGCCCGTTGGCGCATCCTGGGCGCCGGCGCCACCGACGCGCTGAACCGCTATGTCGTCTATTTGTCGCTGCCCGCGCTGCTGTTCCGCGCCATGACGCAGGTGGACCTGACGCACATGGCGCACTGGGGTTTCGTGGGCGCCTTCGCGGGTGGCATCGCCGTCACGTTCCTGGCCTCGTTTCTCGGCGCGCGCCGCACGCAGCGCGCGCTGACCGACCGTGGCATCCAGGGCCTGGCCGCGTCCTATGCCAACGCGGGCTACATGGGCATTCCGCTGTGCCTGGCGCTGTTGGGCCCTGACAGCATGGCGCCCGCCACATTCACCACCCTGCTCACCGCCAGCGTGCTGTTCGGCTTCGCCATCGCCTTGATCGAGTTCGACCGCCAGCAGACGCCCAACCTGTCCTTGACCCTGTTCAAGGTCGGCCGCGCGCTGCTGCGCAACCCGCTGCTGGCGGCGCCGCTGCTGGGCCTGGCCTGGGCTTTCACCGGCCTCGCGCTGCCGGAGGGCGTGGACCGCTACGTAGCCTTGCTGGGCGCGTCCGCCAGTCCCTGCGCCCTGGTCACGATCGGCCTGTTCCTGGCGCAGACGGAGACGTCCAGCTCGGGGCCCGGCGTCATGCGCCTGGTCGCCGGCAAGCTGCTGCTGCAGCCCGCCGTCACGGCAGTGCTGGCGTTCTACGTCTTCGCCATGCCGCCAGTGTGGGCCTGGACCGCCGTGCTGATGAGCGCGCTGCCCATCGGCACCGGCCCTTTCATGCTGGCCCAGATGTACGGCCGCGACGCCCGCGTGACCTCGCGCGCCATCCTGGTTTCCACCGTCGCATCGGTGCTGACCGTCAGCCTGCTGGTCGCCTGGATCAGCGCACACCCGATCTCCTGA
- the rnr gene encoding ribonuclease R → MAKRSNNESNNNRSTPLPEAPPDFDPDVPSREAILKALRAAGSPLSPVELAERMGVERAATMVGFERRLGAMERDGQLMPNRKGVLLLATKLDFVAGKVLGHRDGFGFLLRDDGGPDLFLSPREMLKVLHGDRVLVKPTGEYRGKPEGTIVEVIERRTNKLVGRFLHEHGLSIVVPEDQRIKHDILIPPSDTNGAQHGQVVAVEIMEQPTRHTQPLGRVAEVLGEIDDPGMEIEIAVRKFDVPVDFSEAALKQAARLPDVVRKTDLKDRVDLRDVPLITIDGEDARDFDDAVYCEPVELGTGQRKRPGWRLLVAIADVSHYVRPGDALDDDAIERGTSVYFPRRVIPMLPESLSNGLCSLNPDVDRLVLVCDMVIPASGAKAGTVTAYQFYNAVMHSHARTTYTNIWAALQQPGGPAAHAMRSVMPQVQHLYELFQLLAQGRKKRGAIDFDTVETKIVCNELGRIEQIVPSVRNDAHKLIEECMLAANTCAADFMARSKHPGLYRIHEGPTPERLQSLREFLRTMGLSLGGGETPTAKDYGDFLDSVRGRPDYQLLQTMCLRSMQQAVYSPDNMGHFGLSYPGYSHFTSPIRRYPDLLTHRVIKALLAGQRYVPSLEDQPVVIGRTQREHEHAIWEKMGLVLSASERRADEASRDVEAWLKCWFVKERVGEDFSGTVTGVASFGIFVTLDTLHVEGLVHVSELGGEYFQFNDALHELRGERTGMRYRLTDKVQVQVSRVDLEARRIEFRLVQGTSFDALRKASARSPDESSRRVKKAASPKPAALKGQTAKERRAEAKKASKPPRAPKASKRAAPAKKAAHKRH, encoded by the coding sequence TTGGCAAAACGATCGAATAACGAATCGAATAACAACAGATCAACACCCTTGCCCGAAGCGCCGCCGGACTTCGATCCTGATGTCCCGTCCCGTGAAGCCATCCTGAAAGCGCTGCGCGCCGCAGGCTCGCCGCTGTCTCCGGTGGAACTGGCCGAACGCATGGGCGTCGAGCGCGCCGCGACGATGGTGGGATTTGAGCGCCGCCTGGGCGCCATGGAGCGCGACGGCCAATTGATGCCCAACCGCAAGGGCGTGTTGCTGCTGGCCACCAAACTGGACTTCGTTGCCGGCAAGGTGCTGGGGCATCGCGACGGCTTCGGCTTCCTGCTGCGTGATGACGGCGGCCCGGACCTGTTCCTGTCGCCGCGCGAAATGCTCAAGGTGCTGCATGGCGACCGCGTACTGGTCAAGCCCACTGGCGAATACCGCGGCAAGCCGGAAGGCACCATCGTCGAAGTCATTGAGCGCCGTACCAACAAGCTGGTGGGGCGCTTCCTGCACGAGCATGGCCTGTCCATCGTCGTGCCCGAGGACCAGCGCATCAAGCATGACATCCTGATTCCGCCCAGCGACACCAACGGCGCCCAGCATGGGCAGGTGGTCGCGGTTGAAATCATGGAGCAGCCCACGCGCCATACGCAGCCGCTGGGCCGTGTGGCCGAGGTGCTAGGCGAGATCGACGATCCCGGCATGGAGATCGAGATCGCGGTGCGCAAGTTCGACGTACCGGTCGATTTCTCCGAGGCCGCGCTCAAGCAGGCCGCCCGCCTGCCGGACGTGGTCAGGAAGACCGATCTCAAGGACCGCGTCGACCTGCGCGACGTGCCGCTCATCACCATCGACGGCGAGGACGCGCGTGACTTCGACGACGCGGTGTACTGTGAACCCGTGGAGCTGGGCACGGGTCAGCGCAAGCGTCCGGGCTGGCGCCTGCTGGTGGCCATCGCCGACGTCAGCCACTATGTGCGTCCGGGTGACGCCCTGGACGACGACGCGATCGAACGCGGCACCAGCGTGTACTTCCCGCGCCGGGTCATCCCGATGCTGCCGGAGTCCCTGTCCAACGGCTTGTGTTCGCTGAACCCGGACGTCGACCGCCTGGTGCTGGTTTGCGACATGGTCATTCCGGCCAGCGGCGCCAAGGCCGGCACCGTCACCGCCTACCAGTTCTATAACGCGGTCATGCACTCGCATGCGCGCACCACCTATACGAACATCTGGGCCGCCCTGCAGCAGCCCGGCGGTCCGGCCGCGCACGCCATGCGCAGCGTCATGCCCCAGGTCCAGCACCTGTACGAACTCTTTCAACTGCTGGCGCAAGGGCGCAAGAAGCGCGGCGCCATCGACTTCGACACGGTCGAAACCAAGATCGTCTGCAACGAGCTCGGCCGCATCGAACAGATCGTGCCGTCGGTGCGCAACGATGCCCACAAGCTGATTGAAGAGTGCATGCTGGCCGCCAATACCTGCGCGGCAGACTTCATGGCCCGCAGCAAGCATCCCGGCCTGTACCGCATCCACGAAGGCCCCACGCCCGAGCGCCTGCAATCGCTGCGCGAGTTCCTGCGCACCATGGGCCTGTCGCTGGGCGGCGGCGAGACGCCCACGGCCAAGGATTACGGCGATTTCCTGGATTCGGTGCGCGGACGCCCCGACTACCAGCTATTGCAGACGATGTGCCTGCGCTCCATGCAGCAGGCGGTCTACAGCCCCGACAACATGGGCCACTTCGGCCTGTCCTATCCCGGCTACAGCCACTTCACCTCGCCCATCCGCCGCTATCCCGACCTGCTGACGCATCGTGTCATCAAGGCGTTGCTGGCTGGTCAGCGCTACGTGCCCAGCCTGGAAGACCAGCCCGTGGTGATCGGCCGCACGCAGCGCGAGCACGAACATGCCATCTGGGAAAAGATGGGCCTGGTGCTGTCTGCCAGCGAGCGCCGCGCAGACGAGGCGTCGCGCGACGTTGAGGCCTGGCTGAAGTGCTGGTTCGTCAAGGAGCGCGTGGGCGAGGACTTCAGCGGCACCGTTACCGGCGTCGCCAGCTTCGGCATCTTCGTCACGCTGGATACCCTGCACGTCGAAGGGCTGGTGCATGTTTCCGAGCTGGGCGGCGAGTACTTCCAGTTCAACGACGCCCTGCACGAGTTGCGCGGCGAGCGTACCGGCATGCGTTACCGCCTGACCGACAAGGTGCAGGTGCAGGTGTCGCGCGTGGACCTCGAAGCCCGCCGCATCGAGTTCCGCCTGGTGCAGGGCACCAGCTTCGACGCCTTGCGCAAGGCCTCGGCCCGCAGTCCGGACGAGTCTTCCCGCCGCGTCAAGAAGGCAGCGTCGCCCAAGCCCGCCGCCCTGAAGGGCCAAACCGCCAAGGAGCGGCGCGCCGAGGCCAAGAAGGCCAGCAAGCCGCCGCGGGCGCCCAAGGCATCCAAGCGCGCCGCGCCGGCCAAGAAGGCCGCGCACAAGCGCCACTGA
- the rlmB gene encoding 23S rRNA (guanosine(2251)-2'-O)-methyltransferase RlmB produces the protein MASTQVLAGFHAVVARLRHAPDSIKEIYVEASRRDKRMQTFIEQAEKAGCRLHPVPMERLDGLSRGTRHQGVVALAEERQLAVDVDEVLDVIEGPPLLLILDGVTDPHNLGACLRTADAAGVHAVIAPRDRAVGLNATVQRVACGAADTVPYLMVTNLARTMRSLKDRGVWLVGTDDQATDSMHQIDARQPMAWVMGAEGEGMRRLTRETCDQLVNIPMLGSVESLNVSVASAVCLYETVRQRRS, from the coding sequence ATGGCGTCGACCCAAGTCCTGGCCGGGTTTCACGCGGTTGTTGCGCGGCTGCGCCACGCGCCCGACTCGATCAAGGAAATCTATGTAGAGGCGTCGCGCCGCGACAAGCGGATGCAGACGTTCATCGAGCAAGCCGAAAAAGCGGGCTGCCGCCTGCATCCGGTCCCCATGGAGCGTCTGGACGGGCTATCCCGCGGCACCCGCCATCAGGGCGTGGTGGCGCTGGCCGAAGAGCGCCAGCTGGCGGTGGACGTGGATGAGGTGCTCGACGTCATCGAAGGTCCGCCGCTGCTGCTGATCCTGGATGGCGTGACCGATCCCCACAACCTGGGCGCCTGCCTGCGCACCGCTGATGCCGCCGGCGTGCACGCCGTCATCGCGCCGCGCGACCGGGCCGTCGGCCTGAACGCGACCGTGCAGCGCGTGGCGTGCGGGGCGGCCGATACGGTGCCCTATCTGATGGTGACCAACCTGGCGCGCACCATGCGCAGCCTGAAGGACCGCGGCGTGTGGCTGGTGGGCACGGACGACCAGGCCACCGACAGCATGCACCAGATCGATGCGCGCCAGCCCATGGCCTGGGTCATGGGGGCGGAAGGCGAGGGCATGCGCCGTCTGACGCGGGAAACCTGCGATCAACTGGTGAACATTCCCATGCTGGGTTCGGTGGAAAGCCTGAACGTCAGCGTGGCCAGCGCCGTCTGCCTCTATGAAACTGTGCGCCAGCGCCGTTCCTGA
- a CDS encoding YeeE/YedE family protein, translated as MSTNASTLPLPSSALPPIQINRKPLWIALLLVLAGALYLHETVSWRQGALWIVGALLGVTLYHASFGFTQAWRVFVSDRRGAGLRAQMLMLAAGVLLFFPFLAAGTLFGQPVSGFVSPPGVSVLLGAFLFGIGMQLGGGCASGTLFAVGGGNTRMVVTLLFFIIGSVIATANFGWWSSLPALAPTSLIKTWGLAPALAINLAVFALIAWAATALEKRRHGHVISFASRTARPASLLQGPWPLIWGGVALVALNFATLALAGRPWGITSAFALWGAKTLDALGGDVATWAYWAKQPSLAAPLRQDVTTVMDIGLMLGALAAASAAGKFAPIWKVPARSLAGAVIGGLLLGYGSRLAFGCNIGAYFSGILSGSLHAWLWLPAAFAGSALGVRLRPAFGLAVEKTPAASSC; from the coding sequence ATGAGCACCAACGCCTCGACTCTCCCCCTGCCTTCCTCGGCCCTGCCGCCCATCCAGATCAACCGCAAGCCGCTCTGGATCGCCCTGCTGCTGGTGCTGGCGGGCGCCCTGTACCTGCATGAGACCGTCAGCTGGCGCCAGGGCGCGCTGTGGATCGTCGGCGCCCTGCTGGGCGTGACCCTGTACCACGCCTCCTTCGGCTTCACGCAGGCCTGGCGCGTGTTCGTGTCCGACCGCCGCGGCGCGGGGCTGCGCGCGCAGATGCTGATGCTGGCCGCGGGCGTGCTGCTGTTCTTCCCCTTCCTGGCGGCCGGCACGCTGTTTGGCCAACCCGTCAGCGGCTTCGTGTCGCCCCCGGGAGTCTCAGTCCTGCTGGGCGCCTTCCTGTTCGGCATCGGCATGCAACTGGGCGGCGGCTGCGCCTCGGGTACGCTGTTCGCGGTCGGCGGCGGCAACACCCGCATGGTGGTCACGCTGCTGTTCTTCATCATCGGCTCGGTCATTGCGACCGCCAACTTCGGCTGGTGGTCGAGCCTGCCGGCGCTGGCGCCGACCTCGCTGATCAAGACCTGGGGCCTGGCGCCCGCGCTGGCCATCAACCTGGCCGTGTTCGCGCTGATCGCGTGGGCGGCCACGGCGCTGGAGAAGCGCCGCCACGGCCATGTGATCTCGTTCGCCTCGCGCACCGCGCGCCCGGCCTCCCTGCTGCAAGGCCCCTGGCCGCTGATCTGGGGCGGCGTGGCGCTGGTCGCGCTGAACTTCGCCACGCTGGCGCTGGCTGGCCGCCCCTGGGGCATCACGTCCGCCTTCGCGCTGTGGGGCGCCAAGACCCTCGACGCCTTGGGCGGCGACGTGGCCACCTGGGCCTACTGGGCCAAGCAGCCCTCGCTGGCCGCGCCGCTGCGCCAGGACGTCACCACCGTCATGGACATCGGCCTGATGCTGGGCGCGCTGGCCGCGGCCAGCGCCGCCGGCAAGTTCGCGCCCATCTGGAAGGTGCCGGCCCGCTCGCTGGCCGGCGCCGTCATCGGCGGCCTGCTGCTGGGCTATGGTTCGCGCCTGGCCTTCGGCTGCAATATCGGCGCCTACTTCAGCGGCATCCTGTCGGGCAGCCTGCATGCCTGGCTGTGGCTGCCGGCCGCCTTCGCCGGCAGCGCCCTGGGTGTGCGCCTGCGCCCCGCCTTCGGCCTCGCCGTCGAAAAGACCCCGGCGGCGTCCAGCTGCTGA
- a CDS encoding GNAT family N-acetyltransferase, producing MDMSTNKQATVRIALGTWDRLRDDAYSVRHEVFVVEQKVPPEVELDDDDAVSVHAVAYGPDGTPMGTGRLLPDGHIGRMAVHKKARGMGVGSQLLDALIEQGHGDGHRMLVLHAQTHAAGFYQAHGFNVEGEEFVEAGIPHVVMTRVLK from the coding sequence ATGGACATGTCGACCAACAAACAAGCAACGGTGCGTATCGCCCTGGGAACCTGGGACCGTTTGCGCGACGACGCGTATTCGGTGCGCCACGAAGTGTTCGTCGTCGAACAGAAAGTGCCGCCCGAGGTCGAGCTGGACGACGATGACGCCGTGTCGGTGCACGCCGTGGCATACGGCCCGGACGGCACGCCGATGGGCACGGGCCGGCTTCTGCCCGATGGCCATATCGGCCGCATGGCGGTCCACAAGAAGGCCCGTGGCATGGGCGTCGGCAGTCAGTTGCTGGACGCGCTGATCGAACAGGGGCATGGCGACGGCCATCGCATGCTGGTGCTGCACGCGCAGACGCACGCGGCGGGCTTCTACCAAGCCCATGGCTTCAATGTGGAAGGCGAGGAATTCGTCGAGGCCGGTATTCCGCACGTGGTCATGACTCGCGTGCTGAAGTAA
- a CDS encoding DMT family transporter — MPPAAPPAWLKAAPALFLLLWSSGFVVLKVGLAYADPMTFLALRYACVVLILAPFMLFLRPPLPRGASAWGHLAMVGLLLQAGYFCFTYLSLKQGMSAGALALITSLQPILIGLLAPVIAHEKVDARRWAGLGLGVSGAALVIIAKASIDVISPLGLAFAISALLCITGGTLYEKRFGVQTHPVTSNMVQYAVGLIATAPLAFWLEPMHIEWTGPLLGSLAYLVVGNSLVAITLLLTMIRYGEASRVSALFFLVPPCTAIIALIILGEAIPALAWPGMALAALGILLVTRTARTAAK, encoded by the coding sequence ATGCCGCCTGCCGCTCCCCCCGCCTGGTTGAAAGCCGCGCCCGCGCTCTTCCTGCTTCTCTGGTCCAGCGGTTTCGTCGTGCTCAAAGTGGGCCTGGCCTATGCCGACCCCATGACGTTCCTGGCGCTGCGCTACGCCTGCGTGGTGCTGATACTTGCGCCCTTCATGCTGTTCCTGCGCCCGCCGCTGCCGCGCGGCGCCAGTGCCTGGGGCCACCTGGCGATGGTCGGGCTGCTGTTGCAGGCAGGCTACTTCTGCTTTACCTACCTTTCGCTCAAACAGGGGATGTCGGCCGGCGCCCTGGCGCTGATCACGTCGCTGCAACCCATCCTGATCGGCCTGCTGGCGCCGGTGATTGCGCACGAGAAGGTCGATGCCCGCCGTTGGGCAGGCTTGGGGCTGGGGGTATCGGGCGCGGCGCTCGTGATCATCGCCAAGGCCTCGATCGACGTGATCTCTCCGCTGGGCCTGGCGTTCGCCATCAGCGCCCTGCTCTGCATCACCGGCGGCACGCTGTATGAAAAGCGCTTTGGCGTGCAGACGCATCCCGTCACCTCGAACATGGTGCAGTACGCGGTCGGCCTGATCGCCACCGCGCCGCTGGCGTTCTGGCTGGAGCCGATGCACATCGAATGGACCGGGCCCCTGCTGGGTTCGCTGGCTTACCTGGTCGTGGGCAATTCACTGGTGGCGATCACCTTGCTGCTGACCATGATCCGCTACGGCGAGGCCTCGCGCGTGTCGGCGCTGTTCTTCCTGGTGCCGCCTTGCACCGCCATCATTGCGCTGATCATCCTGGGCGAAGCCATTCCCGCGCTGGCCTGGCCGGGCATGGCGCTGGCGGCGCTCGGCATCCTGCTGGTGACGCGCACGGCGCGCACCGCCGCCAAGTAG
- a CDS encoding arsenic transporter, whose amino-acid sequence MLLAVAIFVLTITLVIWQPRGLSIGWSAVLGAALALATGVVHLADIADVWRIVWNATATFIAIIVTSLILDEAGFFEWSALHVARWGGGRGRLLFVLIVLLGAAVSALFANDGAALILTPIVMEMLVALGFGPGASLAFVMAAGFIADTGSIALIVSNLVNIVSADFFNIGFGEYASVMLPVNLMAVASTLGVLLLFFHRSIPPRYDVSQLPAPASAIRDLTTFRAGWVVLTLLLAGFFILEPMGIPVSAIAAVGALGLLLIAGRQHIVGTRRIMREAPWHIVVFSLGMYLVVYGLRNAGLTAHLAQVLDRCAEYGVWGAAMGTGLITAFLSSIMNNLPTVLVGALSIADTSATGAVKDAMIYANIIGSDLGPKITPIGSLATLLWLHVLARKGLRITWGYYFKVGIVLTLPVLLLTLAALAWRLQ is encoded by the coding sequence ATGTTGCTCGCCGTCGCCATCTTCGTACTCACCATCACGCTGGTCATCTGGCAGCCCAGGGGCCTGTCGATCGGCTGGAGCGCCGTGCTGGGCGCGGCGCTTGCCCTGGCCACGGGCGTGGTCCACCTGGCCGACATCGCGGATGTCTGGCGCATTGTCTGGAACGCGACCGCCACCTTCATCGCCATCATCGTCACCAGCCTGATCCTGGACGAGGCCGGCTTTTTCGAATGGTCCGCGCTGCACGTGGCGCGCTGGGGCGGCGGCCGCGGCCGGCTGCTGTTCGTATTGATCGTGCTGCTGGGCGCCGCCGTGTCCGCCCTGTTCGCCAACGACGGCGCGGCGCTGATCCTTACGCCCATCGTCATGGAAATGCTGGTGGCGCTGGGCTTCGGCCCCGGCGCATCGCTGGCCTTCGTGATGGCTGCGGGCTTCATCGCGGACACGGGCAGCATCGCGCTGATCGTATCCAACCTGGTCAACATCGTGTCGGCCGACTTCTTCAATATCGGCTTCGGCGAGTACGCATCGGTAATGCTGCCGGTGAACCTGATGGCCGTGGCGTCCACGCTGGGGGTGCTGCTGCTGTTTTTCCACCGCAGCATTCCGCCGCGCTACGACGTGAGCCAGTTGCCCGCGCCCGCGTCCGCCATCCGCGACCTGACCACCTTCCGCGCCGGCTGGGTCGTGCTGACCCTGCTGCTGGCGGGCTTTTTCATCCTGGAACCCATGGGCATCCCGGTCAGCGCCATCGCCGCCGTCGGCGCGCTGGGCCTGCTGCTGATCGCGGGACGGCAGCACATCGTCGGCACGCGCCGCATCATGCGCGAGGCGCCCTGGCACATCGTGGTGTTCTCGCTGGGCATGTACCTGGTGGTGTATGGCCTGCGCAACGCCGGCCTGACCGCGCACCTGGCGCAAGTGCTGGACCGCTGCGCGGAATACGGCGTCTGGGGCGCGGCGATGGGCACGGGCCTCATCACCGCCTTCCTGTCGTCCATCATGAACAACCTGCCTACCGTGCTGGTGGGCGCGCTGTCGATCGCGGACACCAGCGCCACGGGAGCCGTGAAGGACGCAATGATCTACGCCAACATCATCGGCAGCGATCTGGGTCCCAAGATCACGCCTATCGGCAGCCTGGCCACGCTGCTGTGGCTGCACGTGCTGGCGCGCAAGGGTCTGCGCATCACTTGGGGCTACTACTTCAAGGTCGGCATCGTGCTGACCTTGCCGGTGCTGCTGCTGACGCTGGCCGCGCTGGCTTGGCGCCTGCAGTAA
- a CDS encoding tRNA-uridine aminocarboxypropyltransferase: protein MSRTLCTRCLRPLSHCLCALIPSLSCRTQVVVLQHPSEARHALNTARLAVLGLDGARRVVGEYFSEDDWALPGYLPRLLFPGEGAEVLTPGYGQELGAPIRLIVPDGTWGHARKLLHINPGLAALPRVMLPAGLSTRYRVRHADVPGALSTIEAVTHALNALEAPMNFDALLKPFEALIDGQIDGMGADLYARHHLNRKVPWR, encoded by the coding sequence ATGTCCCGTACCCTCTGCACGCGTTGCCTGCGTCCTCTATCGCACTGCCTGTGCGCGCTGATTCCCTCGCTTTCCTGCCGCACCCAAGTGGTGGTGCTGCAGCATCCGAGCGAGGCGCGCCATGCCTTGAACACCGCGAGGCTGGCTGTGCTGGGCCTGGATGGCGCGCGCCGCGTCGTCGGCGAATATTTTTCGGAAGACGATTGGGCGTTGCCGGGCTATCTGCCGCGCCTGCTGTTTCCGGGCGAAGGCGCTGAGGTACTGACGCCGGGTTATGGGCAGGAGCTTGGCGCGCCGATCAGATTGATCGTGCCCGACGGCACCTGGGGGCATGCGCGCAAGCTGCTGCATATCAATCCCGGGCTTGCCGCGTTGCCGCGCGTGATGCTGCCTGCGGGACTTTCCACGCGCTACCGGGTTCGCCACGCCGACGTGCCAGGTGCGCTGTCGACGATAGAGGCTGTGACGCATGCCTTGAATGCGCTTGAGGCGCCGATGAATTTCGATGCGTTGTTAAAGCCTTTCGAGGCCTTGATCGACGGTCAGATCGACGGCATGGGCGCCGACCTGTATGCGCGGCATCATTTGAATCGCAAGGTGCCGTGGCGTTGA
- a CDS encoding FMN-binding glutamate synthase family protein, with protein sequence MSWIFGRYTAFLLTLIGAAVTAALAATSSPGWLWLAVPLTLLAALGVYDLAQTRHAIRRNYPVLGNLRFLFEFIRPEIRQYFLEDDTQAAPFSRAQRSIVYQRAKREIDKRPFGTQEDVYGDRYEWINHSMSPSQIPDTDFRVTVGGPECKQPYSMSAFNVSAMSFGALSANAILALNEGARQGDFAHDTGEGGISRYHRQPGGSLVWNIGSGYFGCRDEHGAFSEEAFVKNACTPQVKMIEIKLSQGAKPGHGGILPAGKVTPEIAEARGVVAWQDCNSPATHSAFDTPIGLMKFVARLRELSGGKPVGFKFCVGHPWEWFAIVKAMLETGITPDFIVVDGAEGGTGAAPVEFVDHVGTPLREALRLVHNTLIGVNLRDRIKLGASGKIITAFDMARVMAMGADWCNAARGFMFAIGCIQAQACHTGKCPTGVTTQDPLRQRALVVPDKAQRVANFHRNTLHALAELLAAAGLTHPGQLRPHHIARRISSSEIRLLSALFPELAPGELLRGEFRHQVFRAGWAMAQASSFQPTHDITTALAQEHAAHAAPAAAQV encoded by the coding sequence ATGAGCTGGATTTTCGGCCGCTACACGGCCTTTTTACTGACCCTGATCGGCGCCGCAGTTACCGCCGCCCTGGCCGCGACCAGCTCGCCCGGTTGGCTTTGGCTGGCCGTGCCGCTGACACTGCTGGCCGCGCTGGGCGTCTATGACCTGGCGCAAACGCGCCACGCCATCCGCCGCAACTATCCGGTCCTGGGCAATCTGCGCTTCCTGTTCGAATTCATCCGGCCCGAGATCCGCCAATACTTCCTGGAAGACGACACGCAGGCCGCGCCGTTCTCGCGCGCGCAGCGCTCCATCGTCTACCAGCGCGCCAAGCGCGAGATCGACAAGCGTCCCTTTGGCACCCAGGAAGACGTCTACGGCGACCGCTACGAATGGATCAACCATTCCATGTCGCCCTCGCAAATCCCCGACACCGACTTCCGCGTCACGGTGGGTGGCCCCGAGTGCAAGCAGCCCTACTCCATGTCCGCGTTCAACGTGTCGGCCATGAGCTTTGGCGCCTTGTCGGCCAATGCCATCCTGGCCCTGAACGAAGGCGCGCGCCAGGGCGACTTCGCGCACGACACCGGTGAAGGCGGCATCAGCCGCTACCACCGCCAGCCGGGCGGCAGCCTGGTCTGGAACATCGGCTCGGGCTACTTCGGTTGCCGCGACGAACACGGCGCGTTCTCCGAAGAGGCTTTCGTCAAGAATGCCTGTACGCCGCAGGTCAAGATGATCGAGATCAAGCTGTCGCAGGGCGCCAAGCCCGGCCATGGCGGCATCCTGCCCGCCGGCAAGGTGACGCCGGAGATCGCCGAAGCGCGCGGCGTCGTGGCCTGGCAGGACTGCAATTCGCCGGCCACCCATTCCGCCTTCGATACGCCCATCGGCCTGATGAAGTTCGTGGCGCGCCTGCGCGAACTGTCCGGCGGCAAGCCGGTGGGCTTCAAGTTCTGCGTGGGCCACCCGTGGGAGTGGTTCGCCATCGTCAAGGCCATGCTGGAAACCGGCATCACGCCGGATTTCATCGTGGTGGACGGGGCCGAAGGCGGCACCGGCGCCGCGCCCGTGGAGTTCGTCGACCACGTCGGCACGCCGCTGCGCGAAGCGCTGCGCCTGGTCCACAACACGCTGATCGGCGTGAACCTGCGCGACCGCATCAAGCTGGGCGCATCCGGCAAGATCATCACCGCTTTCGATATGGCCCGTGTCATGGCCATGGGCGCGGACTGGTGCAACGCCGCGCGCGGCTTCATGTTCGCCATCGGCTGCATCCAGGCGCAAGCCTGCCACACCGGCAAATGCCCCACCGGCGTCACCACGCAGGACCCGCTGCGCCAGCGCGCGCTGGTGGTGCCGGACAAGGCGCAGCGCGTGGCCAACTTCCACCGCAACACGCTGCATGCGCTGGCGGAACTGCTGGCCGCGGCCGGCCTGACCCACCCCGGCCAACTGCGCCCGCACCATATCGCACGCCGCATCTCCTCCAGCGAAATCCGGCTGCTGTCGGCGCTGTTCCCGGAACTCGCGCCGGGCGAACTGCTGCGCGGCGAATTCCGCCATCAGGTATTCCGCGCGGGCTGGGCCATGGCCCAGGCCAGTTCGTTCCAGCCGACCCACGACATCACCACCGCATTGGCGCAAGAGCATGCCGCCCATGCCGCGCCGGCCGCCGCGCAAGTCTGA